The following proteins are encoded in a genomic region of Bernardetia sp. MNP-M8:
- a CDS encoding DUF697 domain-containing protein, with amino-acid sequence MSQAKVQAEGIVQKHVLWSMGMGAIPIPFLDTIAVSAMQYEMLKQISNLYGFEMSENMGKSLISMLAGGTLVRMGASAVKTIPIIGSFLGGGAMVVLSGASTYAIGSVFVQHFESGGDLFDIDTEKFKNFYKEKFEQGKEYAAEMKDKAKNSMNNEEKKVNTDLGKKGKPAMETDPNAPKDGKYEHQFQNKAGETKAPKNESTKESKEQKEDEEEKALKEAKIAELNDLKAKGILTDEEYERMKKKIMS; translated from the coding sequence ATGAGTCAAGCTAAAGTTCAAGCCGAAGGAATCGTTCAAAAACATGTTTTATGGTCTATGGGAATGGGCGCAATTCCAATTCCTTTTTTAGATACGATTGCTGTTTCTGCTATGCAGTACGAAATGTTAAAGCAAATTTCTAATTTATATGGTTTTGAAATGAGCGAAAATATGGGAAAATCCCTTATTTCAATGCTTGCAGGTGGTACGCTTGTCAGAATGGGTGCATCAGCAGTCAAAACGATTCCTATTATTGGTTCTTTTTTAGGGGGTGGCGCAATGGTCGTTTTATCAGGAGCTTCTACTTATGCCATTGGAAGTGTATTTGTTCAGCATTTTGAATCTGGAGGAGATTTATTTGATATTGATACCGAAAAATTCAAAAATTTCTACAAAGAAAAATTCGAACAAGGAAAAGAATATGCTGCTGAAATGAAAGACAAAGCAAAAAATTCTATGAATAATGAAGAGAAGAAAGTAAACACAGATTTAGGTAAAAAAGGTAAGCCAGCCATGGAAACTGACCCAAATGCACCCAAAGACGGAAAATATGAACATCAGTTTCAAAACAAAGCAGGAGAAACGAAAGCTCCTAAAAATGAATCTACAAAAGAATCGAAAGAACAAAAGGAAGATGAAGAAGAAAAAGCTTTAAAAGAAGCCAAAATTGCAGAACTCAATGACCTAAAAGCGAAAGGAATCTTGACAGACGAAGAATATGAACGCATGAAAAAGAAAATTATGTCTTAA
- a CDS encoding TonB-dependent receptor: MTTSKFYYLFFALFFSVCISTFAQDNSTENIVEEEDPTKKQKSVKKGIVQGTVRDKDTQEPLIGVSVIVLGSDPIIGVVTDLEGNYKLEIPVGSYNLEASYVGFASLKKFNIVVSTGNANNVNFELSESASNLEGVEIVARKATSASPTTVESPLSTQRLTTEEIKSNPGGNFDISRVVQALPGVGSTSGSVGGFRNDIIIRGGAPNENIYYLDGIEIPVINHFATQGSAGGPTGILNVSFIEDVTLSSSAFEARYDNALASVFTFKQKEGNSERLQGNIRLSGTELATTFEAPLGKKTTMLLSARRSYLQFLFEIIDLPIRPNYWDFQYKVTHKFNEKTTLTAIGVGAIDEFTFEEPRESTPENEYVLRSNPSINQWNYTTGFALKRLVKDGYVNVALSRNMFDNRLDQFEDRQETEEFRTLLLESQEIENKLRIDVNKSKNGWKYAYGLVGQYVKFNNNIFSRVRKELRDSTGTIIQPQVLLNYNSAIDFFRYGAFGQVSKTVLNNKLGLSFGVRTDMNTFTKTGNNPLETLSPRFSASYYLNDEWSINGSVGRYFKLPIYTVLGFQNENGDFVNKSNKYISSTHYVLGTEFLPRASTRFTVEGFYKNYANYPVSVRDGISLANQGGNFGAIGNEEVASIGEGRAYGVEFLFQQKLISKIFAVFSYTFVRSEFSGTDGQLISSAWDNGHLISAILGRKFGRGWEMGLKYRFAAGAPYTPFDLLASQRNYLTTGNGVLDNSRLNSDRLGNFSQFDFRLDKKINFKRLTLDLYIDIQNAFVQASPAFPRYTFARTDDNSGFQTTDGQPIKNDGSNAIPTILENSDPSVLPTIGFILEF; encoded by the coding sequence ATGACTACTTCAAAATTTTACTATTTATTTTTTGCACTATTTTTTAGTGTTTGTATTTCTACTTTTGCACAAGACAATTCAACAGAAAATATAGTTGAAGAAGAAGACCCAACTAAAAAACAGAAATCAGTAAAAAAAGGAATTGTACAAGGAACAGTTAGAGATAAAGACACTCAAGAACCACTCATTGGCGTTTCGGTTATTGTTTTGGGAAGCGATCCTATTATTGGCGTAGTTACAGATTTGGAAGGAAATTATAAATTAGAAATTCCTGTTGGAAGTTATAATTTGGAGGCTTCTTATGTCGGTTTTGCATCGCTCAAAAAATTTAATATTGTTGTCAGTACAGGTAATGCAAATAATGTCAATTTTGAGCTTTCTGAATCAGCTTCTAATTTGGAAGGTGTCGAAATTGTAGCACGAAAAGCGACTTCGGCTTCTCCTACAACCGTTGAAAGTCCACTTTCAACACAAAGATTGACGACAGAAGAAATAAAAAGCAATCCGGGAGGGAATTTTGATATTTCTCGTGTTGTACAGGCTCTTCCAGGGGTGGGAAGTACAAGTGGTTCGGTTGGTGGTTTTCGCAATGACATTATTATTCGTGGTGGTGCGCCAAATGAAAATATCTATTATTTAGATGGAATTGAAATTCCTGTTATCAATCATTTTGCGACACAGGGAAGCGCAGGAGGACCTACTGGAATTTTGAATGTGTCTTTTATTGAAGATGTAACGCTTAGTTCGTCGGCTTTTGAAGCTCGTTATGATAATGCGCTTGCTTCTGTCTTTACATTCAAACAAAAAGAAGGAAATTCGGAGCGTTTGCAAGGAAATATCCGTCTTTCAGGAACAGAACTAGCAACTACTTTTGAAGCTCCTTTAGGAAAAAAAACGACTATGCTCTTGTCTGCTCGTCGTTCGTATTTGCAGTTTTTATTCGAAATTATTGACCTTCCCATTCGTCCAAACTATTGGGATTTTCAATATAAAGTAACCCACAAATTCAATGAAAAAACTACACTTACAGCCATTGGAGTTGGTGCGATTGATGAATTTACCTTTGAAGAACCAAGAGAATCTACACCAGAAAATGAATATGTTTTGCGTTCAAACCCAAGTATTAATCAATGGAATTATACGACAGGTTTTGCGCTTAAAAGATTGGTGAAAGATGGTTATGTAAATGTAGCCTTGAGTAGAAATATGTTTGATAATCGCCTTGACCAATTTGAAGACCGACAAGAAACCGAAGAGTTTAGAACGCTACTTTTAGAATCTCAAGAAATTGAAAATAAATTGCGTATTGATGTAAATAAGTCAAAAAATGGCTGGAAATACGCTTATGGTTTAGTCGGTCAATATGTAAAATTTAATAATAATATTTTTAGCAGAGTAAGAAAGGAATTGAGAGATTCGACAGGAACTATTATTCAGCCACAAGTTTTGCTCAATTATAATTCTGCGATTGATTTTTTTAGATATGGAGCTTTCGGACAGGTTTCCAAAACGGTTTTGAATAATAAATTAGGTTTATCTTTTGGTGTTCGTACTGATATGAATACCTTTACAAAAACAGGAAATAATCCATTAGAAACACTTTCGCCTCGTTTTTCGGCTTCCTATTATCTGAACGATGAATGGTCAATTAATGGTTCTGTGGGTCGTTATTTCAAACTTCCAATTTATACTGTTTTGGGTTTTCAGAATGAAAATGGCGATTTTGTCAATAAATCAAATAAATATATTTCTTCTACGCATTATGTTTTGGGAACGGAGTTTTTGCCACGAGCAAGTACACGTTTTACAGTAGAAGGTTTTTATAAAAATTATGCAAACTATCCTGTTTCGGTGCGTGATGGCATTTCACTTGCCAATCAAGGAGGAAATTTTGGTGCAATTGGCAATGAGGAGGTCGCAAGCATTGGAGAGGGAAGAGCCTACGGAGTAGAATTTTTATTTCAACAAAAACTAATTAGTAAAATCTTTGCTGTCTTTTCTTATACATTTGTAAGAAGTGAATTTTCAGGAACAGATGGGCAGCTTATTTCTTCGGCTTGGGACAATGGACATTTGATTTCGGCTATTTTGGGGCGAAAATTTGGCAGAGGTTGGGAAATGGGTTTGAAATACCGTTTTGCAGCAGGTGCGCCTTATACGCCTTTTGATTTGTTGGCTTCTCAAAGAAATTACTTGACAACTGGAAATGGAGTTTTGGATAATTCTCGTCTGAATTCTGATCGACTAGGAAATTTTAGTCAGTTTGATTTTCGTTTAGATAAAAAAATCAATTTCAAACGATTGACTTTAGATTTATATATTGATATTCAGAATGCTTTTGTACAGGCTTCTCCTGCTTTTCCTCGTTATACATTTGCCAGAACAGATGATAATTCAGGTTTCCAAACTACCGACGGACAACCAATAAAAAATGACGGCTCAAATGCAATTCCTACTATTTTAGAAAATAGTGATCCAAGTGTTTTGCCTACTATTGGATTTATTTTGGAGTTTTAA
- a CDS encoding STAS/SEC14 domain-containing protein, with product MIIYESVFSRLEFFKDDNFIEATWFATTEDMTPEQYKEAMTNYLKFALEFKPKRALVNLQNFLFTVSPTLQEWTESTMAKSLLKLGWKEMAMVVSPEFISQLSVEQLMEEKLHQNFTTKYFPTKEEARKWIMSLSDSKSV from the coding sequence ATGATTATTTATGAGAGCGTTTTTTCACGTTTAGAATTTTTTAAAGATGATAACTTCATAGAAGCAACTTGGTTTGCTACAACTGAAGATATGACACCAGAACAATATAAAGAAGCAATGACAAATTATTTGAAGTTTGCCTTAGAATTCAAGCCTAAGAGAGCGTTGGTGAATCTCCAAAACTTTTTATTTACTGTTTCTCCAACATTGCAAGAGTGGACAGAGAGTACTATGGCTAAGTCTCTTTTGAAATTGGGATGGAAAGAAATGGCAATGGTAGTTAGTCCAGAATTTATATCACAACTTTCTGTAGAACAACTTATGGAGGAAAAACTACATCAGAATTTTACCACAAAATACTTCCCAACTAAAGAAGAAGCAAGAAAGTGGATTATGAGTTTGTCTGATAGTAAGTCGGTATAA
- the xrtK gene encoding exosortase K, which yields MKKLRLTFLFTVFCIGFAFKWYFTNLDVEYSVWLLKPTTIWVEQITGLNFDFLQNEGYVCTHTLPITIIDKSCSGLNFWLMALLLGTFLLYKKVTNLWQFFYSFIAVFGLAWLVTIIANTGRIVISIKFLPLLIPYIDYSQSHLLLGIFIYITMLILYYLGLKWAIGVKNKYK from the coding sequence ATGAAAAAACTACGATTAACTTTCCTATTCACAGTTTTCTGTATTGGTTTTGCTTTCAAGTGGTATTTTACAAATCTTGATGTAGAATATTCGGTTTGGCTCTTGAAACCTACGACGATTTGGGTAGAACAAATTACAGGACTAAATTTTGATTTTTTGCAGAATGAAGGCTATGTCTGTACTCACACTCTGCCGATTACAATTATTGATAAAAGCTGTTCAGGTCTTAATTTTTGGCTGATGGCTTTGTTGTTGGGAACTTTTCTTTTGTACAAAAAAGTAACTAATTTGTGGCAATTTTTCTATTCTTTTATAGCTGTTTTTGGTTTGGCTTGGCTGGTTACCATTATTGCAAATACGGGTAGAATCGTTATTTCAATAAAATTCTTACCTCTTTTGATTCCTTATATTGACTATTCTCAAAGTCATCTTTTGCTAGGAATTTTTATTTATATTACAATGCTGATTCTTTATTATTTAGGATTAAAATGGGCAATAGGAGTTAAAAATAAATATAAATAA
- a CDS encoding methyltransferase domain-containing protein has protein sequence MINLKNDDELSWSSVVANNTMNRKRVALGVNSYEKDIKINIESYLKGIKNEQEVRWIDLCCGEGNALLEIANILKKEANSSRYKLEGIDLVGYFNPSVFEVENILEISEINLSDWTTDFKYDLITIVHGLHYIGDKMKLIRYAASRLKSDGILLANLDIKDIEITNEADSKKAIQEYFQKEGVDYNLKTKLLSIKGNKNMQDDFVYLGADDKAGANYTGQDIVKSYYKK, from the coding sequence ATGATAAACTTAAAAAATGACGATGAACTCTCGTGGTCATCGGTTGTAGCGAATAACACAATGAATAGAAAAAGAGTAGCTTTAGGTGTGAACAGCTATGAGAAAGACATCAAAATTAATATTGAATCGTATTTGAAAGGGATTAAAAATGAGCAAGAAGTTCGCTGGATAGATTTATGTTGTGGAGAAGGGAATGCCTTATTAGAAATTGCAAATATTCTCAAAAAAGAAGCTAATAGTTCTAGGTATAAGTTAGAAGGAATAGACTTAGTTGGATATTTCAACCCATCTGTTTTCGAAGTTGAAAATATATTAGAAATTAGCGAAATAAACTTATCAGATTGGACAACAGATTTCAAATATGATTTGATTACCATTGTACACGGATTGCACTACATTGGAGATAAAATGAAGTTGATAAGATACGCAGCAAGTAGATTGAAAAGTGATGGAATATTATTGGCTAATCTTGACATAAAAGATATAGAAATTACAAATGAAGCAGATAGTAAAAAGGCAATTCAAGAATATTTTCAGAAAGAAGGTGTAGATTATAATTTAAAAACTAAACTTCTGAGCATAAAAGGAAATAAAAATATGCAAGATGATTTTGTATATTTAGGTGCAGATGATAAAGCTGGAGCAAACTATACAGGTCAAGACATCGTAAAATCATACTATAAAAAATAA
- a CDS encoding tetratricopeptide repeat protein — MKNLLYILIPLFSIFFSSSLQQAKAQDLPHPDSVEMLINSMAIQIEATQGLNDMYNFDFRSAESQFQWIKRHYPKHPLGYFLMGLSNFWKMMPNEDDKSYDGVFNNYMDTTITYAEKIYDNAEKKSPKQIEAAFFLSAAYAFKGRLESNRRNWTAATIAGKRALNYLEDARGYGDLSPELLFGDGLYNYYVEWIPENYGELKPIFWFFKDGDKAKGIKQLEEVTAEGFYTKTEAQTFLIRIYDGEAKENPIYREKALNLAGYLHQSYPKNAFFHRQYLKLLYMTGDGNKTIEESKNALELIEQKAFGYEGTIGRYAAFFLGSHNFRALKNYEEAKKYLEQAVQFGESSDAQDSGYYLYSLSYLGQIAHIEKDYKAAQGYYEKIKDHADRKHPTKKEAKEYLKENRKLFK, encoded by the coding sequence ATGAAAAATTTACTCTATATTCTCATTCCATTATTCTCAATATTTTTCAGTTCTTCTTTGCAACAAGCAAAAGCACAAGATTTGCCTCACCCAGATAGTGTCGAAATGCTCATCAACAGCATGGCGATTCAGATAGAAGCAACGCAAGGATTAAATGATATGTACAATTTTGACTTTAGAAGTGCTGAAAGTCAGTTTCAATGGATTAAAAGACATTATCCCAAACATCCACTTGGCTATTTTTTGATGGGATTAAGTAATTTTTGGAAAATGATGCCTAATGAAGACGACAAAAGTTATGATGGTGTTTTTAATAACTATATGGATACTACAATCACCTATGCAGAAAAAATATATGATAATGCAGAAAAAAAATCTCCAAAACAGATAGAAGCAGCTTTCTTTTTATCAGCTGCTTATGCCTTTAAAGGACGTTTAGAATCGAATAGAAGAAATTGGACGGCTGCCACTATTGCTGGAAAACGAGCATTGAATTACTTAGAAGATGCTAGAGGATATGGTGATTTGAGTCCAGAATTACTCTTTGGAGATGGTTTATACAACTATTATGTAGAATGGATTCCAGAAAATTATGGAGAACTAAAACCTATCTTTTGGTTTTTCAAAGATGGTGATAAAGCAAAAGGAATAAAACAATTAGAAGAAGTAACAGCAGAAGGATTTTATACCAAAACAGAAGCACAAACTTTTCTGATTCGTATTTATGATGGCGAAGCAAAAGAAAATCCAATATACAGAGAAAAGGCATTGAATTTAGCAGGATATTTACATCAAAGTTATCCAAAAAATGCCTTTTTTCATCGTCAATACTTAAAACTTTTATATATGACAGGGGATGGAAACAAAACCATTGAGGAATCTAAAAATGCCTTAGAACTTATCGAACAAAAAGCTTTTGGATATGAAGGTACAATCGGACGTTATGCAGCTTTCTTTTTGGGTTCACATAATTTTAGAGCATTGAAAAATTATGAAGAAGCCAAAAAATATTTGGAACAAGCTGTACAATTTGGAGAAAGTTCGGATGCACAAGATTCAGGTTATTACTTATATTCTTTGTCATATCTAGGACAAATTGCACACATAGAAAAAGATTACAAAGCTGCACAAGGTTATTACGAAAAAATAAAAGACCATGCAGACCGTAAACACCCAACAAAAAAAGAAGCAAAAGAATATTTGAAAGAAAACAGAAAATTATTTAAATAA
- a CDS encoding MarR family winged helix-turn-helix transcriptional regulator, with protein sequence MNYDILHQLINQAQEYETQTGQKLEKNDLAIFSKWLYEKTHSHVSKEEIKLEPTGETLDSIIGKFIGFMYRFAKFYTKKALEDSLLTTLDDFTYLGSILLKAGSTKTEIIDYHIHEKTTGIEILKRLKKNGFITEQKSLTDKRSKSLFITEAGRGIFFAHVERMQKIGELIVGDLQEDEKRQLISLLNRLNDFHQPIYHENKKESIEILLNFRKQ encoded by the coding sequence ATGAACTACGATATTTTACATCAGCTTATAAATCAAGCTCAAGAATACGAAACCCAAACAGGGCAAAAATTAGAAAAAAATGACTTAGCTATTTTCTCAAAGTGGTTGTATGAAAAGACACACAGCCATGTGTCTAAAGAAGAAATAAAACTAGAACCAACAGGTGAAACCTTAGATAGTATCATCGGAAAGTTTATTGGTTTTATGTATCGTTTTGCAAAATTTTATACAAAAAAAGCTTTAGAAGATAGTCTTTTGACTACTTTAGATGATTTTACTTACTTGGGAAGTATTCTTTTGAAAGCAGGAAGCACCAAAACTGAAATTATTGATTATCATATTCACGAAAAAACAACAGGGATAGAAATTTTGAAACGCCTCAAAAAGAATGGTTTTATAACAGAACAAAAATCACTTACAGATAAGCGTAGCAAGTCTTTATTCATTACCGAAGCAGGAAGAGGAATCTTTTTTGCTCATGTAGAAAGAATGCAAAAGATAGGAGAACTTATTGTGGGAGATTTGCAAGAAGATGAAAAACGACAGCTTATTTCACTTTTGAATCGTCTTAATGATTTTCATCAGCCTATTTATCATGAAAATAAGAAAGAAAGTATTGAAATACTTTTAAATTTTAGAAAACAGTAA